Proteins found in one Onychomys torridus chromosome 21, mOncTor1.1, whole genome shotgun sequence genomic segment:
- the LOC118572009 gene encoding 60S ribosomal protein L38-like — protein sequence MPRKIEEIKDFLLTARRKDAKSVKIKNNKDNVTFKVRCSRYLYTLVITDKEKAEKLKQSLPPGLAVKELK from the coding sequence ATGCCTCGGAAAATTGAGGAAATCAAGGACTTTCTGCTCACAGCCCGGCGGAAGGATGCCAAATCTGTCAAGATCAAGAACAACAAGGATAATGTGACGTTCAAGGTTCGCTGCAGCAGGTACCTTTATACCCTGGTCATCACAGACAAGGAGAAGGCTGAGAAGCTGAAACAGTCCCTGCCCCCTGGTTTGGCAGTGAAGGAGCTGAAATGA